The window GTTCGACACCATCTCGGTGCAGGACATCGCCGAGTCCGCCACCATTAACCGCGCCACCTTCTACGATCACTACCCCGATAAATTCGCCCTGCTCGAGTGTACCGTCGGAAGTCGTTTCAACGAACTGCTGGCCGGGCGCGGCGTCACCTTCAGCTCCAGTTGCACCTCTGCCCTCAAGTCCATCGTCCTCGGCGTCTGCGACTTCGTCGCCTCCTCCCAACTCCTCTGCTCGGAACGACCCGGCCAGATGGAGCCCCACATGGAGTCGGCCATCATCGCAGTCGTACGCCGCATGCTGCTCGAAGGCCTCGAAAAACATCCCTCCAGCACGCCTGTCTCCCCACAGATGATCGCCACCACTGCAAGCTGGGCCATCTACGGAGCAGCAAAAGAGTGGGCACAAACCCCCAACCGCCCACCCTCGCACGAGATTGTCGACACGGTCACCGTGTTGATATCGCCGCTAATCGCCTTGGCGGACACCGTCCATCCCACGGGACTTTAGAAGCTAATCTTCAGAATCTGTCCATTGTTGCCGACGAACCATCCGGCCTCCGGATTCGCAAAGGCGACCGCCCAGTAGCCACTCACCTCAGACAGTTTGAACCAGGTCTGTCCTTCATCGGGACTCCACGCAGCTGCGCCCGAAGTAAAATCCGGCTGTGTCTCGGTCGTAATCACCACGCTCCGGTCGTGTTCATGGCCGAAGTCGTCTCGATGCCGCCAATCATCGCGATGTTCTAGGCCATTCACATACGCCAGACAGAAGATCGCTCCTGGAATCGGCGGTTTGCTCGTAAGCGTCCACCTCTGGCCGCCATCATTCGAGGTTGCCGCCTGCGTAGCGCTGTCGTTGGTCAAATCGCCGCC is drawn from Edaphobacter lichenicola and contains these coding sequences:
- a CDS encoding TetR/AcrR family transcriptional regulator encodes the protein MSNPIDKLGEAPPETTSSQLANIPEFIPEKSVDPRILRTRKLLQQALVKLMQVKQFDTISVQDIAESATINRATFYDHYPDKFALLECTVGSRFNELLAGRGVTFSSSCTSALKSIVLGVCDFVASSQLLCSERPGQMEPHMESAIIAVVRRMLLEGLEKHPSSTPVSPQMIATTASWAIYGAAKEWAQTPNRPPSHEIVDTVTVLISPLIALADTVHPTGL